A part of Homoserinibacter sp. YIM 151385 genomic DNA contains:
- a CDS encoding proline--tRNA ligase: MPTRLSQLFVRTLRDDPADAEVASHRLLVRAGYIRRQAPGVFSWLPLGLRVRRNIERVIREEMARAGAQEVLFPALLPREPYERTGRWEEYGDALFRLQDRKGADYLLAPTHEEVFTLLVKDLYSSYKDLPLTIFQIQDKYRDEARPRAGLLRGREFSMKDAYSFDASDAGLDASYQAQRDAYERIFQRLGMEYVIVAADAGAMGGSRSEEFLHPTAIGEDTFVRSAGGYAANVEAYTTTAPEAQSLEGRPEARIHDTPDTPTIATLVEVANRVEPREAGAWTAADTLKNVVLRLTHLDGSTEVVVVGLPGDREVDLKRAEVAFAPAEVEAATEEDFERHPLLVKGYIGPWSPTGAILGEESATGIRFLLDPRVVDGTAWITGANADGRHVFGLLAGRDFAADGTVEVAEVRDGDPAPDGSGPVELARGMEIGHVFQLGRKYAEALDLKVLDENGKLVTVTMGSYGIGVTRILAAIAEGSSDERGLLWPKEIAPFDVHVVATGKDQTAFDLAEQLTAEFEGQGLEVLLDDRPKVSPGVKFGDAELLGVPVIVIAGRNAGEGVVEFWDRRSGERRDVAASEVAALLA, encoded by the coding sequence GTGCCCACTCGCCTCAGCCAGCTCTTCGTCCGCACGCTGCGCGACGACCCCGCCGACGCGGAGGTCGCGAGCCACCGCCTGCTCGTCCGCGCCGGATACATCCGTCGCCAGGCGCCGGGCGTCTTCTCGTGGCTGCCGCTGGGTCTCCGCGTCCGCCGCAACATCGAGCGGGTGATCCGGGAGGAGATGGCGCGCGCCGGCGCGCAGGAGGTGCTCTTCCCCGCGCTCCTGCCCCGCGAGCCCTACGAGCGCACGGGCCGCTGGGAGGAGTACGGCGACGCGCTGTTCCGCCTGCAGGACCGCAAGGGCGCCGACTACCTGCTCGCGCCCACGCACGAGGAGGTCTTCACGCTGCTCGTGAAGGACCTCTACTCAAGCTACAAGGACCTGCCGCTCACGATCTTCCAGATCCAGGACAAGTACCGGGACGAGGCCCGTCCCCGCGCCGGCCTCCTCCGCGGCCGGGAGTTCTCGATGAAGGACGCCTACTCCTTCGACGCGAGCGACGCGGGACTGGATGCGAGCTACCAGGCCCAGCGCGACGCCTACGAGCGCATCTTCCAGCGGCTCGGCATGGAGTACGTCATCGTCGCCGCCGATGCGGGCGCGATGGGCGGCTCGCGTTCGGAGGAGTTCCTGCACCCGACCGCGATCGGCGAGGACACCTTCGTTCGGAGCGCCGGCGGCTACGCCGCGAACGTCGAGGCGTACACGACGACCGCCCCCGAGGCGCAGTCCCTCGAGGGCCGTCCCGAGGCGCGCATCCACGACACTCCCGACACCCCGACGATCGCGACGCTCGTCGAGGTCGCGAACCGGGTGGAGCCGCGCGAGGCGGGCGCGTGGACGGCGGCCGACACGCTCAAGAACGTCGTCCTCCGGCTCACGCACCTCGACGGCTCGACGGAGGTCGTCGTGGTCGGGCTCCCCGGCGACCGCGAGGTCGACCTCAAGCGCGCGGAGGTCGCCTTCGCGCCCGCCGAGGTCGAGGCGGCGACCGAGGAGGACTTCGAGCGCCATCCGCTGCTCGTGAAGGGCTACATCGGCCCCTGGTCGCCGACGGGGGCGATCCTCGGCGAGGAGTCCGCGACCGGCATCCGCTTCCTCCTCGACCCCCGGGTCGTCGACGGCACGGCCTGGATCACGGGCGCGAACGCGGACGGACGGCACGTCTTCGGCCTCCTCGCGGGCCGCGACTTCGCCGCCGACGGCACGGTGGAGGTCGCCGAGGTCCGCGACGGCGACCCCGCACCGGACGGCTCGGGGCCGGTCGAGCTCGCGCGCGGGATGGAGATCGGCCACGTGTTCCAGCTGGGCCGCAAGTACGCGGAGGCGCTCGACCTCAAGGTCCTCGACGAGAACGGCAAGCTCGTGACCGTCACGATGGGCTCCTACGGGATCGGCGTGACCCGCATCCTCGCCGCGATCGCGGAGGGGTCCTCGGACGAGCGCGGGCTGCTGTGGCCGAAGGAGATCGCGCCCTTCGACGTGCACGTCGTCGCGACCGGCAAGGACCAGACCGCGTTCGACCTCGCGGAGCAGCTGACGGCCGAGTTCGAGGGCCAGGGGCTCGAGGTGCTCCTCGACGACCGCCCGAAGGTCTCGCCCGGCGTGAAGTTCGGCGACGCCGAGCTGCTCGGCGTGCCCGTCATCGTGATCGCGGGCCGGAACGCGGGCGAGGGCGTCGTCGAGTTCTGGGATCGCCGCTCGGGCGAGCGGCGCGACGTCGCCGCCTCCGAGGTGGCGGCGCTGCTCGCCTGA
- the nusA gene encoding transcription termination factor NusA yields MDIDLGVLRLMEREREIPFDELVRIIEQAILTAYLKHTDQEPDSGARVELDRKSGHVTVYVPELDEAGEVVGEAIDSPDDFGRIAAFAAKQVINQRLRDIGDDKVLGEFRGREGDIVAGVVQQGPNPRMIHIDLGSIEAILPPEEQVPGEDYAHGSRIRVYVTSVSKGLKGPSITVSRTHPGLVRKLFALEVPEIASGLVEITSLAREAGHRTKIAVRATEPGINAKGACIGELGQRVRAVTAELNGEKIDIVDYSETLATFVASALSPAKVTSAFVVDEGLKAVRALVPDYQLSLAIGKEGQNARLAAKLTGARIDIQPDSVMDE; encoded by the coding sequence ATGGACATCGACCTCGGCGTGCTGCGCCTCATGGAACGCGAGCGGGAGATCCCCTTCGACGAGCTCGTCCGCATCATCGAGCAGGCCATCCTCACCGCGTACCTCAAGCACACCGATCAGGAGCCGGACTCCGGCGCCCGCGTCGAGCTCGACCGCAAGAGCGGCCACGTGACCGTCTACGTCCCCGAGCTCGACGAGGCGGGCGAGGTCGTCGGCGAGGCGATCGACAGCCCCGACGACTTCGGCCGGATCGCGGCCTTCGCGGCGAAGCAGGTCATCAACCAGCGTCTTCGCGACATCGGCGACGACAAGGTGCTCGGCGAGTTCCGCGGCCGCGAGGGCGACATCGTGGCGGGCGTCGTGCAGCAGGGCCCGAACCCGCGCATGATCCACATCGACCTCGGCAGCATCGAGGCCATCCTGCCGCCCGAGGAGCAGGTGCCGGGAGAGGACTATGCGCACGGCTCGCGCATCCGCGTCTACGTCACGAGCGTCTCGAAGGGGCTCAAGGGCCCCTCGATCACGGTCAGCCGCACGCATCCGGGGCTCGTGCGGAAGCTCTTCGCGCTCGAGGTGCCGGAGATCGCCTCCGGCCTCGTCGAGATCACCTCCCTCGCCCGCGAGGCCGGCCACCGCACGAAGATCGCCGTGCGCGCGACCGAGCCCGGCATCAACGCGAAGGGCGCCTGCATCGGCGAGCTGGGGCAGCGCGTGCGCGCCGTCACCGCCGAGCTCAACGGCGAGAAGATCGACATCGTCGACTACTCGGAGACCCTCGCGACCTTCGTCGCGAGCGCGCTGAGCCCCGCCAAGGTGACGAGCGCCTTCGTCGTCGACGAGGGACTCAAGGCGGTCCGCGCCCTCGTGCCCGACTACCAGCTCTCGCTCGCGATCGGCAAGGAGGGCCAGAACGCCCGCCTCGCGGCGAAGCTGACCGGCGCGCGCATCGACATCCAGCCCGACTCCGTGATGGACGAGTGA
- a CDS encoding YlxR family protein, whose amino-acid sequence MGPLRTCLGCRQRAPRDSLLRVVARGDRVVADAAARLPGRGAWVHPSLGCIENAVRRKALGRALRTTVTDTSDLKEQAERLMDK is encoded by the coding sequence ATGGGTCCGTTGAGAACCTGCCTGGGTTGTCGTCAGCGTGCTCCCCGCGATTCGCTTCTGCGAGTCGTCGCGCGCGGCGACCGGGTCGTGGCGGATGCCGCGGCACGGCTTCCAGGCAGGGGCGCGTGGGTGCATCCGAGCCTCGGATGCATCGAGAACGCGGTGCGGCGCAAGGCCCTCGGGCGAGCGCTGCGCACGACCGTCACCGATACATCAGACCTCAAAGAACAGGCTGAACGGCTTATGGACAAGTAA
- the infB gene encoding translation initiation factor IF-2 has translation MANPRVHEIASELGIDSKIAMDKLKDMGEFVKSPSSSIAPPVARRLKAALEASGVKAPETPAAAPRPASPAKPKPAASKPAPAPAPSAPAAAPAAEAPAASPSPAASPSPAASATPAAPAADDAAKPGGPRPGAPRPGNNPYASSQGMQRPGGPRPGAPRPGNNPFSSTQGMPRPGGGAGGGIPRPGAPRPSAPRPGAPRPGAPRPGGPGAPFQQRPGRPGGGGPGRPGGGGPGAGGFQRPAGGFAGRPGGGGRGRGGGTAGAFGKGGGKSRARKSKRTKRAEYEMREAPSLGGVAVPRGDGKTVIRLRRGASISDLADKLETLTKYNVQPGALVTALFHLGEMATATESLDEATFKILGEELGYSIQIVSPEDEDKELLEGFDIDLEQELADEDDSQLEIRPPVVTVMGHVDHGKTKLLDAIRQANVVAGEAGGITQHIGAYQVWTEHEEIERAITFIDTPGHEAFTAMRARGAQVTDIAILVVAADDGIMPQTVEALNHAQAANVPIVVAVNKVDKEGANPAKVRQQLTEYGLVAEEYGGDVMFVDVSATQKKGIQELLDAVLLTADAGLDLRANPDKDARGVAIEAKLDKGRGAVATVLIQSGTLRVGDAIVAGTAYGRVRAMHDENGEQVEEAQPSRPVQVQGLSTVPRAGDTFLVTEDDRTARQIAEKREAAQRNALLAKARKRISLEDFTRVLAEGKVDSLNLIIKGDVSGAVEALEESLLKIEVDESVQLRILHRGVGAVTESDIDLATIDNAIVIGFNVRPDVKARERAAREGIDVRFYSVIYSALEDIENSLKGMLKPEYEEVQSGMAEIREVFRSSKYGNIAGVIVRSGTITRNAKARVIRDGVVVGDGLAIESLRRFKDDVTEVRTDFEAGIGLGKFNDIQIGDEIETTEMREKPRA, from the coding sequence GTGGCCAACCCACGCGTGCACGAGATCGCGAGCGAACTCGGCATCGACAGCAAGATCGCCATGGACAAGCTCAAGGACATGGGCGAGTTCGTGAAGTCGCCGTCCTCCAGCATCGCGCCCCCCGTGGCGCGGCGGCTGAAGGCGGCGCTCGAGGCCTCCGGCGTCAAGGCGCCCGAGACCCCCGCGGCGGCACCGCGACCCGCGAGCCCCGCGAAGCCCAAGCCCGCGGCGTCGAAGCCGGCGCCCGCGCCGGCCCCGAGCGCACCCGCGGCCGCGCCGGCCGCCGAGGCGCCCGCGGCCTCCCCGTCGCCCGCGGCCTCCCCGTCGCCCGCGGCCTCCGCGACGCCCGCGGCCCCGGCCGCCGACGACGCCGCGAAGCCCGGCGGTCCGCGCCCCGGCGCACCCCGCCCCGGCAACAACCCCTACGCCTCCTCGCAGGGCATGCAGCGCCCCGGCGGCCCGCGCCCGGGCGCGCCTCGCCCCGGCAACAACCCCTTCTCCAGCACCCAGGGCATGCCGCGACCGGGCGGCGGAGCCGGCGGCGGCATCCCGCGTCCCGGCGCGCCGCGCCCGAGCGCGCCGCGTCCCGGCGCCCCCCGCCCCGGTGCCCCGCGTCCCGGCGGTCCCGGTGCGCCCTTCCAGCAGCGTCCCGGCCGTCCCGGCGGCGGCGGCCCCGGCCGTCCCGGCGGCGGCGGCCCCGGCGCCGGCGGATTCCAGCGCCCCGCGGGCGGCTTCGCCGGCCGTCCGGGCGGCGGCGGGCGCGGTCGCGGCGGCGGCACGGCCGGCGCCTTCGGCAAGGGCGGCGGCAAGAGCCGTGCGCGGAAGTCGAAGCGGACGAAGCGGGCCGAATACGAGATGCGGGAGGCCCCGTCGCTGGGCGGCGTCGCCGTTCCCCGCGGCGACGGCAAGACGGTCATCCGCCTGCGCCGCGGCGCCTCGATCAGCGACCTCGCCGACAAGCTCGAGACGCTGACGAAGTACAACGTCCAGCCCGGCGCGCTCGTCACGGCCCTCTTCCACCTCGGCGAGATGGCCACCGCGACCGAGTCGCTCGACGAGGCGACCTTCAAGATCCTCGGCGAGGAGCTCGGCTACAGCATCCAGATCGTCAGCCCGGAGGACGAGGACAAGGAGCTCCTCGAGGGCTTCGACATCGACCTCGAGCAGGAGCTCGCCGACGAGGACGACTCGCAGCTCGAGATCCGTCCCCCTGTCGTGACCGTCATGGGCCACGTCGACCACGGAAAGACCAAGCTCCTCGACGCGATCCGCCAGGCGAACGTCGTCGCGGGCGAGGCCGGCGGCATCACGCAGCACATCGGCGCCTACCAGGTCTGGACCGAGCACGAGGAGATCGAGCGCGCGATCACCTTCATCGACACCCCGGGACACGAGGCCTTCACCGCCATGCGCGCCCGCGGTGCGCAGGTGACCGACATCGCGATCCTCGTCGTCGCGGCCGACGACGGCATCATGCCGCAGACGGTCGAGGCGCTGAACCACGCCCAGGCGGCGAACGTGCCGATCGTGGTCGCGGTCAACAAGGTCGACAAGGAGGGGGCCAACCCCGCCAAGGTCCGCCAGCAGCTCACCGAGTACGGGCTCGTCGCCGAGGAGTACGGCGGCGACGTCATGTTCGTCGACGTCTCCGCGACGCAGAAGAAGGGCATCCAGGAGCTCCTGGACGCCGTCCTCCTCACCGCGGACGCCGGGCTCGACCTCCGCGCCAACCCCGACAAGGACGCGCGCGGCGTCGCCATCGAGGCGAAGCTCGACAAGGGCCGCGGCGCCGTCGCGACCGTGCTCATCCAGTCCGGCACGCTGCGCGTCGGCGACGCGATCGTCGCGGGCACCGCCTACGGACGCGTCCGGGCGATGCACGACGAGAACGGCGAGCAGGTCGAGGAGGCGCAGCCCTCGCGGCCCGTCCAGGTGCAGGGCCTCTCCACGGTCCCGCGCGCGGGCGACACCTTCCTCGTCACGGAGGACGACCGCACCGCCCGCCAGATCGCCGAGAAGCGCGAGGCCGCGCAGCGCAACGCGCTGCTCGCGAAGGCGCGCAAGCGCATCAGCCTCGAGGACTTCACGCGCGTGCTAGCCGAGGGCAAGGTCGACTCGCTCAACCTCATCATCAAGGGAGACGTCTCCGGTGCCGTCGAGGCCCTGGAGGAGTCGCTCCTCAAGATCGAGGTCGACGAGAGCGTCCAGCTCCGCATCCTGCACCGCGGCGTCGGCGCGGTCACCGAGTCGGACATCGACCTGGCGACCATCGACAACGCGATCGTGATCGGCTTCAACGTCCGACCGGACGTCAAGGCCCGCGAGCGCGCCGCGCGCGAGGGCATCGACGTCCGCTTCTACTCCGTCATCTACTCGGCGCTCGAGGACATCGAGAACTCGCTCAAGGGGATGCTCAAGCCGGAGTACGAGGAGGTCCAGTCGGGCATGGCGGAGATCCGCGAGGTCTTCCGCTCGTCGAAGTACGGCAACATCGCCGGTGTCATCGTCCGCTCGGGCACGATCACCCGCAACGCCAAGGCGCGGGTCATCCGCGACGGCGTCGTGGTGGGCGACGGTCTGGCGATCGAGTCGCTGCGCCGCTTCAAGGACGACGTCACCGAGGTGCGCACGGACTTCGAGGCCGGTATCGGGCTCGGCAAGTTCAACGACATCCAGATCGGCGACGAGATCGAGACGACCGAGATGCGCGAGAAGCCGCGGGCGTAG
- the rbfA gene encoding 30S ribosome-binding factor RbfA — protein MGENPRAAKMADRIKEIVAKRLERGLRDPRLGFVTITDVRVTGDLQHASVFYTVYGTDEERADSAAALKAATGMLRSEVGRNITARLTPSLEFILDALPENAAAITALLAQAHDRDEAAHALAAGAQYAGDEDPYVKPRVPDEDDELDEDDEFDDGPPPRA, from the coding sequence ATGGGGGAGAACCCTCGCGCAGCGAAGATGGCGGATCGCATCAAGGAGATCGTCGCGAAGCGGCTCGAGCGCGGGCTGCGCGACCCGCGCCTCGGCTTCGTGACCATCACGGATGTCCGCGTGACCGGCGACCTCCAGCACGCGAGCGTGTTCTACACCGTGTACGGCACGGACGAGGAGCGTGCCGACAGCGCCGCGGCCCTCAAGGCCGCGACGGGCATGCTCCGCAGCGAGGTCGGCCGCAACATCACCGCGCGCCTCACCCCGAGCCTCGAGTTCATCCTCGACGCGCTGCCCGAGAACGCGGCCGCGATCACCGCCCTCCTCGCGCAGGCCCACGATCGCGACGAGGCGGCACATGCCCTCGCCGCCGGCGCGCAGTACGCGGGCGACGAGGACCCGTACGTGAAGCCGCGCGTCCCCGACGAGGACGACGAGCTCGATGAGGACGACGAGTTCGACGACGGGCCGCCCCCGCGCGCCTGA
- a CDS encoding Fpg/Nei family DNA glycosylase codes for MPELPEVEALAADLRGRLVGHAIARLEIHAFPALKTFDPPLDALEGLEIAGVGRHGKFLDIEAGGLHLIIHLARAGWLRWRNTAPAPRTRPGAGPIAARLVLDDGSGFDATEAGTRKSLSISLVRDPLEVPGVARLGPDPLEPGFTLERFRGILAEQGRRQLKGLLRDQSVIAGVGNAYSDEILHVARMSPFAPAALDEEQSAVLYEALRSTLQDAMARNEGLAASELKGEKKSRMRVHGRKGEACPVCGDTVQQVIFADSTFQYCPSCQTGGRKLSDRVMDRLLR; via the coding sequence ATGCCGGAGCTGCCCGAGGTGGAGGCGCTCGCCGCCGATCTGCGCGGGCGGCTCGTCGGCCACGCGATCGCGCGGCTCGAGATCCACGCCTTCCCCGCCCTCAAGACCTTCGACCCGCCGCTCGACGCCCTCGAGGGCCTCGAGATCGCGGGGGTCGGACGCCACGGCAAGTTCCTCGACATCGAGGCGGGCGGGCTGCACCTCATCATCCACCTGGCGCGCGCGGGCTGGCTCCGATGGCGGAACACGGCACCGGCGCCCCGCACGCGACCGGGCGCGGGGCCGATCGCCGCGCGGCTCGTGCTCGACGACGGCTCGGGCTTCGACGCCACCGAGGCGGGCACCCGCAAGTCGCTCTCGATCTCGCTCGTCCGAGACCCGCTCGAGGTGCCGGGCGTGGCGCGCCTGGGCCCCGATCCGCTCGAGCCCGGGTTCACGCTGGAGCGGTTCCGCGGCATCCTCGCCGAGCAGGGCCGACGCCAGCTCAAGGGGCTGCTGCGCGACCAGTCCGTCATCGCCGGCGTCGGGAACGCCTACTCGGACGAGATCCTCCACGTCGCGCGCATGTCGCCCTTCGCTCCGGCCGCGCTCGACGAGGAGCAGTCCGCCGTGCTCTACGAGGCGCTGCGCTCGACGCTCCAGGACGCGATGGCCCGCAACGAGGGGCTCGCCGCGAGCGAGCTCAAGGGCGAGAAGAAGTCGCGAATGCGGGTGCACGGCCGCAAGGGCGAGGCGTGCCCGGTGTGCGGCGACACCGTGCAGCAGGTGATCTTCGCCGATTCGACGTTCCAGTACTGCCCGAGCTGCCAGACCGGCGGTCGGAAGCTCTCCGACCGGGTGATGGACCGCCTGCTGCGCTGA
- a CDS encoding kynureninase, whose translation MTEARTPTAAELDAADPLASLRERFIDPGSARLTAYLDGNSLGRPLRATLERMPRFIAEEWGGRLIRGWDEGWLELPLVLGDRIGEVALGAAAGQTVVADSTSVLLYKLVRAALALRPDRDELVLSRDDFPTDRAVLEGIAAETGARLVWISPPADGGPSTELIAPALGPRTAAVVLSHVAYRSGHLADAAAITSLAHEAGALMLWDLCHSAGVVPIELDAWGVDLAVGCTYKHLGGGPGSPAFAYVAARHLDALRQPITGWMGDAAPFDMTEPYRPAPGIRRLLSGTPPVLAMQPLRDAVELVAEAGLPAIRQKSEALTAFALSLVEARLAPLGAELGSPRDAAQRGAHLTIEHPAARRAVATLWGEGVIPDFRPPGGIRIGLSPLSTSFAEVEAGVAAIERALTRG comes from the coding sequence GTGACCGAGGCCCGAACGCCCACCGCGGCCGAGCTCGACGCCGCCGACCCGCTCGCGTCGCTCCGCGAGCGCTTCATCGACCCGGGGTCCGCCCGGCTCACGGCCTATCTCGACGGCAACTCGCTCGGGCGACCGCTCCGGGCGACCCTCGAGCGGATGCCGCGCTTCATCGCCGAGGAGTGGGGCGGGCGCCTCATCCGCGGCTGGGACGAGGGCTGGCTCGAGCTGCCGCTCGTGCTCGGCGACCGGATCGGCGAGGTCGCCCTCGGCGCGGCCGCCGGCCAGACGGTCGTCGCCGACTCGACGAGCGTCCTGCTCTACAAGCTCGTGCGCGCCGCGCTCGCCCTGCGGCCGGATCGCGACGAGCTCGTGCTCTCGCGCGACGACTTCCCGACCGATCGGGCCGTGCTCGAGGGCATCGCGGCCGAGACGGGCGCGCGGCTCGTGTGGATCTCGCCGCCCGCCGACGGCGGCCCGAGCACCGAGCTCATCGCCCCCGCGCTCGGTCCGCGCACCGCCGCGGTCGTGCTCAGCCACGTCGCCTACCGCTCCGGGCATCTCGCCGACGCAGCCGCCATCACCTCCCTCGCGCACGAGGCGGGCGCGCTCATGCTCTGGGATCTCTGCCACTCCGCGGGCGTCGTGCCGATCGAGCTCGACGCCTGGGGCGTCGACCTCGCGGTCGGCTGCACCTACAAGCACCTCGGCGGCGGGCCCGGCTCCCCCGCCTTCGCCTACGTCGCCGCACGCCACCTCGACGCGCTCCGCCAGCCGATCACCGGCTGGATGGGCGACGCCGCGCCGTTCGACATGACCGAGCCGTACCGGCCCGCGCCCGGCATCCGCCGCCTCCTGTCCGGCACGCCGCCCGTGCTCGCCATGCAGCCGCTGCGGGATGCCGTCGAGCTCGTCGCCGAGGCCGGCCTGCCCGCGATCCGGCAGAAGTCGGAGGCGCTCACCGCCTTCGCCCTGTCCCTCGTGGAGGCGCGGCTCGCGCCGCTCGGCGCCGAGCTCGGCTCGCCGCGCGATGCCGCGCAGCGGGGCGCGCACCTCACGATCGAGCATCCGGCCGCCCGCCGCGCGGTCGCGACCCTCTGGGGCGAGGGCGTCATCCCCGACTTCCGACCGCCGGGCGGCATCCGGATCGGCCTCTCCCCCCTGAGCACCTCCTTCGCGGAGGTCGAGGCGGGCGTGGCCGCGATCGAGCGGGCGCTCACGCGGGGCTAG
- a CDS encoding A/G-specific adenine glycosylase, which translates to MDAAREIAAWFRASARDLPWRRAGFSAWGTLVSEFMLQQTQVERVIPRLASWLERWPTPAHLAAEPASEAIRAWDRLGYPRRALALHGAATAIAERYENEVPSDVDELLALPGVGPYTARAVAVFAHGGRHPVVDTNIRRVLARALDGQAEPGPPRTRADLERMDAFLPEDRELSVLVNAGTMELGQTVCTARAPRCGACPIAAACAWRTAGYPDYEGPRAPRQARFEGSDRQVRGLVLRALRGSEIPVPREAVAADWPDAAQRERAIAGLLRDRLVVETASGLGLPD; encoded by the coding sequence GTGGACGCCGCCCGCGAGATCGCCGCCTGGTTCCGGGCCTCCGCGCGCGACCTCCCCTGGCGGCGCGCCGGATTCAGCGCCTGGGGCACGCTCGTCTCCGAGTTCATGCTCCAGCAGACGCAGGTCGAGCGCGTCATCCCCCGGCTCGCCAGCTGGCTCGAGCGGTGGCCCACCCCCGCCCACCTCGCGGCGGAGCCGGCGAGCGAGGCGATCCGGGCCTGGGACCGGCTCGGCTACCCGAGGCGGGCGCTCGCGCTCCACGGCGCGGCCACCGCGATCGCGGAGCGCTACGAGAACGAGGTGCCGTCCGATGTCGACGAGCTGCTCGCCCTGCCGGGCGTCGGGCCGTACACCGCACGGGCCGTCGCCGTCTTCGCGCACGGGGGCCGGCATCCCGTCGTCGACACGAATATCCGGCGCGTGCTCGCCCGCGCGCTCGACGGGCAGGCGGAGCCCGGTCCGCCGCGGACCCGGGCGGATCTCGAGCGCATGGATGCGTTCCTGCCCGAGGATCGCGAGCTCAGCGTCCTCGTGAACGCGGGCACCATGGAGCTCGGGCAGACGGTGTGCACGGCGCGCGCACCGCGATGCGGGGCGTGCCCCATCGCCGCCGCGTGCGCCTGGCGGACGGCCGGGTACCCCGACTACGAGGGGCCGCGCGCGCCGCGGCAGGCGCGCTTCGAGGGATCCGACCGCCAGGTGCGCGGGCTCGTGCTGCGGGCGCTGCGCGGCAGCGAGATCCCCGTGCCCCGCGAGGCCGTCGCCGCCGACTGGCCGGATGCCGCGCAGCGCGAGCGCGCGATCGCCGGGCTCCTGCGCGACCGGCTCGTCGTCGAGACCGCGAGCGGGCTCGGCCTCCCCGACTGA
- a CDS encoding ketopantoate reductase family protein, which yields MRIGIIGAGAVGGTLAALLDRAGHEIQAAARGAHLAAIREGGLRLEGAWGEHTARIAGGEVLASPPELAIIAVKAQDGPAAIRQNADALSGAPLLVVQNGLDGIAASREAAPGSAVVAGLAGFAASFLSPGSVRVTTPGPVLIGTERAEDADAVELAARALGEVLPVVRTPDIRGAQWTKLLINHVNALPAITGLSVQETVAHPGLRRILTASMRESVRIARRRGVRFQPLQGLDDRLLRLLGRAPLALGGLLPRAMARRMGEVPNPASTLQSIRRGQPSEIDHLNGAIVREAELAGTAAPVAAALVALVHQVEATGRFVPAELVAASVPLGRD from the coding sequence GTGAGGATCGGGATCATCGGGGCGGGCGCCGTCGGCGGCACGCTCGCCGCGCTCCTCGACCGCGCCGGGCACGAGATCCAGGCGGCCGCCCGCGGCGCCCACCTCGCCGCGATCCGCGAGGGCGGGCTCCGCCTCGAGGGCGCGTGGGGCGAGCACACGGCCCGCATCGCGGGCGGCGAGGTCCTCGCCTCGCCCCCGGAGCTCGCGATCATCGCCGTCAAGGCGCAGGACGGCCCCGCCGCGATCCGTCAGAACGCCGACGCGCTCTCGGGCGCGCCCCTGCTCGTCGTCCAGAACGGGCTCGACGGGATCGCCGCATCCCGGGAGGCCGCCCCCGGCTCGGCGGTCGTCGCCGGTCTCGCCGGCTTCGCGGCCTCCTTCCTCTCCCCGGGGAGCGTCCGCGTGACGACCCCGGGACCGGTCCTCATCGGGACGGAGCGTGCCGAGGACGCCGACGCCGTCGAGCTCGCCGCGCGGGCCCTCGGCGAGGTGCTGCCGGTCGTCCGCACGCCCGACATCCGCGGCGCGCAGTGGACGAAGCTCCTCATCAACCACGTCAACGCCCTGCCCGCGATCACCGGGCTGTCGGTGCAGGAGACGGTCGCGCACCCCGGCCTGCGCCGCATCCTCACCGCGAGCATGCGCGAATCGGTGCGCATCGCGCGTCGGCGGGGCGTGCGCTTCCAGCCGCTCCAGGGGCTCGACGACCGCCTCCTCCGGCTCCTCGGCCGCGCACCGCTCGCCCTCGGCGGCCTGCTCCCCCGCGCGATGGCCCGCCGCATGGGCGAGGTGCCGAATCCGGCCTCGACGCTGCAGAGCATCCGCCGCGGCCAGCCGAGCGAGATCGACCACCTCAACGGCGCGATCGTCCGGGAGGCCGAGCTCGCCGGCACCGCCGCGCCCGTCGCCGCCGCGCTCGTCGCCCTCGTGCACCAGGTCGAGGCGACCGGGCGCTTCGTCCCCGCCGAGCTCGTCGCGGCCTCGGTGCCGCTCGGGCGCGACTAG